DNA from Diabrotica virgifera virgifera chromosome 10, PGI_DIABVI_V3a:
TTGGATTCAGAAGCTAAAACTCTGACCGATTCGTAATTCATTTTGTGATGTTCTTTATTAACATGTTCGGCAAGAGCAGATCTTTCAGGATATAATCTGCTATCACTGCGGTGACTAACTAAACGACTACCTAAATTGCGTGCGGTTTGTCCAACATATACCAAATTACAGTTGTTACAGGGAATCTGGTAGACAACGTTAGAACAATCCCTAATGTCACTCTTGTCCTTAACCTTTGAAAATATAGATCGTGAAGTTAAAGATGTTTTAAAGGCTATTTTCAAGTTAGGGATGTCTTTAAACAGTCTAGCCAGTCTGGGTGTTATGCCTTTCACGTATTTTAAAGAAGTATATAAACAATTGGCATTTTGTTCTCCGCTTGTAACAGTAATTTGCAACTCATCATTGTGGCGTATTATGTCAGGGGTCAAACTGAATAATATCTTGGTGACTAGGTGTTTTGGATAAGAGTTGTCGATAAAAAGGTTAGACAGGATTCTCAGGTTCTTCTGATGGCAAGAAGGATCACTGATAGCTATGATTCTAGCCTTCATTTGCTTAATCAAGTTGATTTTTATTGAGTGTCGATGATATGACCAATAGTTAAGAAAACGTCCAGAACTATGAGGTTTTCTATGCCAGTCAATTCTCAGGGAGTTGTTATGGGTTCTAATGAACCGGGTATCAAGAAAGGGGACTGAGCATAGATCATCCTCATGTTCAATTGTGAACTGTAATAGAGGGTCATAACtattgaatacttgcaaaatttcAGCTGATCTATTGCTAGGAATAGCGAGGATTAAGTCATCCACATACTTTTTAACAAAAGGAATATAGAAGGACAATTCTGGGATCACCATATCCAGTAAATGATCCATCACATAACAGGCCAGAATGGGAGAGATAGTACCTCCCATAGGAGTCCCTTGTGTTTGTCTAAACACAGTATTATTAAATGTGAAATAGGTGTTGTTAAAAAGAAAGGAGATGAGTTTTTTGAAAGATTCCAAGCTAATATTGCAATGAGAACTAATAAAATTCCAATTGTTTTCAACAGCTATTAAGGCTGCATCTAGATGTACATTAGTGAACAAAGAGACTACATCCAGACTGATAATAACATAGCCCTCAGGTAACTGATAGTTGTTAAAGCTGTTAAAGACATCAAAAGAACTTTTTACGTCATATTCATTAGAGACATATGCATTGGTCAAAATCTCAGTCAAAAAAGATGCTAATAAATTAGTAGGTGAACCAATGCATGCAACAATGGGACGTACCGAAAGCTGTGGTTTATGAATCTTAGGTAAAGCGTAAAACTTGGGTATGACACCCTTATACCCTgttaattttttctttgtatcaTCATCTATTTGTCCCGAACTGCATAATTCCTTGATGAGGTTATTGCATTTAGTTTGAACAGTATTAGTTGGATCTCTGTTCAATCTCTCATATATGTTATCAGAATTTAGCAATTGGAGACATAGATCTAAGTATCTCTGCTTCTCCAGAACTACAGTTACATTACATTTGTCAGAAGGCATGACAATAATGTTAGTGTTTTCACTAAGAAACTTACGAGTTTTATGTAACATAGCTCTGTAGAAGTTAAAGCTACTCTTACTGTTATTTTTATGTACATAATCAGTAATGATGTACGTAGATTTAGCTACTAGCACGTCCCTCAGTTGTGCATCCGTGACAGAGTGCATAATTGTTTCAACGTCAGCCAACATATCCCTGATAGGGATATCTTTCCCTACAATAGGTTCTATACTGAACTTTGGACCCAAAGACAAAAATCTAGAAATATCATCGGGCAAGGTTACATTGGAGAGGTTCTTAATCCAACCCggttttgtctttagtttcaagtTCAGTTCTTgattaaataatctattatatttgttagtATTTACTAATTTGGTTTTATGAAAAGTTTTGTTATATAAAACTTGTTGTTTACTAGAAAAGTTGTTAAAAATGAATTCAGAAGTAAAGTCAATGATGTCTCTTTTGAGTTTAGATAAATTAGACTCTAAATTGTTAATGACTTTAATGCAATTAGAAATTTCTAAATTCAAAATTCTGTTTTCTAACCTGGTAAATTGTAAAGCATCCTTGTTCGACTGGATGTCCTGTCTTTGTAATAATTTAGTGATGGATGAAGTGGAGTGTATGATGTGTGTAGGTGAAATGTTTGATGATCTACATCTTAATAAAAAACATCTTTTATTGTATTCTCTTGCCAATTTTTGTTTAGTCTTTGACCAATCCTTGAGTGCCCGTACAGCGAGGTCACCATAGCGATATGCGATGTTCTGATAAAATCCCATGCCttaaaaagaaaaggaaaagaaGTCTTTGCTGACAACGTAGAAAACGGAATTCTGAGGTTATTGGGATATGCAGCGGTgaaataagtgtactcttttaactaagtttcaagctttcgaaaatgtttattttcatcatcaggaataactgaaataaagtgctactgttagtacagcatcctcgaaaacatacagtacaaggtgtaaaggtttaaaaacttacgttattgagatttgctttccgtggatgttatactcacaggtgacaaattcacgcaccactcattgattgagtcaaatattaaaaaatacatggtgtaaaagaccaaattgacaaattattttctacactaacacataagaaaaagacaattaaaaaggtttacatgccacgtgtgccggcaagtgtgaaatgtgaggttagaagtcaatgtcattcctggacatacgcaaatgacaccacttcttcttttttctttgtcttatgTAGTACTAATACTTTAAGAATACACATCAAAATTTACCAGAGTTTTGTTTGaagttaaaaaccaaaattataaataatttacatttcaatgtactgaaagCTGGAAACTTTACAATGAATCAGTTGAAAAGACATCATTGAAATGAGGATAGTTGTCCAAACATAATAGATATGAGTAAATAGAGCTTAATTGATTTATGTCACTCCTTTTGTTCATTGCATTAGAATTCTGCGAAATGAAAGCCATCTCTAAGAACAGTCTTTTAGTATAGTTGGATTCAGAAGCTAAAACTCTGACCGATTCGTAATTCATTTTGTGATGTTCTTTATTAACATGTTCGGCAAGAGCAGATCTTTCAGGATATAATCTGCTATCACTGCGGTGACTAACTAAACGACTACCTAAATTGCGTGCGGTTTGTCCAACATATACCAAATTACAGTTGTTACAGGGAATCTGGTAGACAACGTTAGAACAATCCCTAATGTCACTCTTGTCCTTAACCTTTGAAAATATAGATCGTGAAGTTAAAGATGTTTTAAAGGCTATTTTCAAGTTAGGGATGTCTTTAAACAGTCTAGCCAGTCTGGGTGTTATGCCTTTCACGTATTTTCACGATCTATATTTTCAAAGGTTAAGGACAAGAGTGACATTAGGGATTGTTCTAACGTTGTCTACCAGATTCCCTGTAACAACTGTAATTTGGTATATGTTGGACAAACCGCACGCAATTTAGGTAGTCGTTTAGTTAGTCACCGCAGTGATAGCAGATTATATCCTGAAAGATCTGCTCTTGCCGAACATGTTAATAAAGAACATCACAAAATGAATTACGAATCGGTCAGAGTTTTAGCTTCTGAATCCAACTATACTAAAAGACTGTTCTTAGAGATGGCTTTCATTTCGCAGAATTCTAATGCAATGAACAAAAGGAGTGACATAAATCAATTAAGCTCTATTTACTCATATCTATTATGTTTGGACAACTATCCTCATTTCAATGATGTCTTTTCAACTGATTCATTGTAAAGTTTCCAGctttcagtacattgaaatgtaaattatttataattttggtttttaacttCAAACAAAACTCTGGTAAATTTTTGATGTGTATTCTTAAAGTATTAGTACTAcataagacaaagaaaaaagaagaagtggtgtcatttgcgtatgtccaggaatgacattgacttctaacctcacatttcacacttgccggcacacgtggcatgtaaacctttttaattgtctttttcttatgtgttagtgtagaaaataatttgtcaatttggtcttttacaccatgtattttttaatatttgactcaatcaatgagtggtgcgtgaatttgtcacctgtgagtataacatccacggaaagcaaatctcaataacgtaagtttttaaacctttacaccttgtactgtatgttttcgaggatgctgtactaacagtagcactttatttcagttattcctgatgatgaaaataaacattttcgaaagcttgaaacttagttaaaagagtacacttatttcACCGCTGCATATCCCAATAACCTCAGAATTCCGTTTTCTACGTTGTCAGCAAAGACttcttttccttttctttttaaGGCATGGGATTTTATCAGAACATCGCATATCGCTATGGTGACCTCGCTGTACGGGCACTCAAGGATTGGTCAAAGACTAAACAAAAATTGGCAAGAGAATACAATAAAAGATGTTTTTTATTAAGATGTAGATCATCAAACATTTCACCTACACACATCATACACTCCACTTCATCCATCACTAAATTATTACAAAGACAGGACATCCAGTCGAACAAGGATGCTTTACAATTTACCAGGTTAGAAAACAGAATTTTGAATTTAGAAATTTCTAATTGCATTAAAGTCATTAACAATTTAGAGTCTAATTTATCTAAACTCAAAAGAGACATCATTGACTTTACTTCTGAATTCATTTTTAACAACTTTTCTAGTAAACAACAAGTTTTATATAACAAAACTTTTCATAAAACCAAATTAGTAAATactaacaaatataatagattatttaatcAAGAACTGAacttgaaactaaagacaaaaccGGGTTGGATTAAGAACCTCTCCAATGTAACCTTGCCCGATGATATTTCTAGATTTTTGTCTTTGGGTCCAAAGTTCAGTATAGAACCTATTGTAGGGAAAGATATCCCTATCAGGGATATGTTGGCTGACGTTGAAACAATTATGCACTCTGTCACGGATGCACAACTGAGGGACGTGCTAGTAGCTAAATCTACGTACATCATTACTGATTATGTACATAAAAATAACAGTAAGAGTAGCTTTAACTTCTACAGAGCTATGTTACATAAAACTCGTAAGTTTCTTAGTGAAAACACTAACATTATTGTCATGCCTTCTGACAAATGTAATGTAACTGTAGTTCTGGAGAAGCAGAGATACTTAGATCTATGTCTCCAATTGCTAAATTCTGATAACATATATGAGAGATTGAACAGAGATCCAACTAATACTGTTCAAACTAAATGCAATAACCTCATCAAGGAATTATGCAGTTCGGGACAAATAGATGAtgatacaaagaaaaaattaacAGGGTATAAGGGTGTCATACCCAAGTTTTACGCTTTACCTAAGATTCATAAACCACAGCTTTCGGTACGTCCCATTGTTGCATGCATTGGTTCACCTACTAATTTATTAGCATCTTTTTTGACTGAGATTTTGACCAATGCATATGTCTCTAATGAATATGACGTAAAAAGTTCTTTTGATGTCTTTAACAGCTTTAACAACTATCAGTTACCTGAGGGCTATGTTATTATCAGTCTGGATGTAGTCTCTTTGTTCACTAATGTACATCTAGATGCAGCCTTAATAGCTGTTGAAAACAATTGGAATTTTATTAGTTCTCATTGCAATATTAGCTTGGAATCTTTCAAAAAACTCATCTCCTTTCTTTTTAACAACACCTATTTCACATTTAATAATACTGTGTTTAGACAAA
Protein-coding regions in this window:
- the LOC126878532 gene encoding uncharacterized protein LOC126878532; amino-acid sequence: MGFYQNIAYRYGDLAVRALKDWSKTKQKLAREYNKRCFLLRCRSSNISPTHIIHSTSSITKLLQRQDIQSNKDALQFTRLENRILNLEISNCIKVINNLESNLSKLKRDIIDFTSEFIFNNFSSKQQVLYNKTFHKTKLVNTNKYNRLFNQELNLKLKTKPGWIKNLSNVTLPDDISRFLSLGPKFSIEPIVGKDIPIRDMLADVETIMHSVTDAQLRDVLVAKSTYIITDYVHKNNSKSSFNFYRAMLHKTRKFLSENTNIIVMPSDKCNVTVVLEKQRYLDLCLQLLNSDNIYERLNRDPTNTVQTKCNNLIKELCSSGQIDDDTKKKLTGYKGVIPKFYALPKIHKPQLSVRPIVACIGSPTNLLASFLTEILTNAYVSNEYDVKSSFDVFNSFNNYQLPEGYVIISLDVVSLFTNVHLDAALIAVENNWNFISSHCNISLESFKKLISFLFNNTYFTFNNTVFRQTQGTPMGGTISPILACYVMDHLLDMVIPELSFYIPFVKKYVDDLILAIPSNRSAEILQVFNSYDPLLQFTIEHEDDLCSVPFLDTRFIRTHNNSLRIDWHRKPHSSGRFLNYWSYHRHSIKINLIKQMKARIIAISDPSCHQKNLRILSNLFIDNSYPKHLVTKILFSLTPDIIRHNDELQITVTSGEQNANCLYTSLKYVKGITPRLARLFKDIPNLKIAFKTSLTSRSIFSKVKDKSDIRDCSNVVYQIPCNNCNLVYVGQTARNLGSRLVSHRSDSRLYPERSALAEHVNKEHHKMNYESVRVLASESNYTKRLFLEMAFISQNSNAMNKRSDINQLSSIYSYLLCLDNYPHFNDVFSTDSL